The following are encoded together in the Gilvimarinus sp. DA14 genome:
- a CDS encoding sulfotransferase has protein sequence MSKSTDLKTLQQELQQALSLINDYGAERGDKSPAPQEFSRFDNTQSLLERCASVVNNEKNDVKPTLRIIHHFACSGGSLISKCLAAQSNVFLLSEIHPTTRHGNDWSKAVYSPRDIVTQAYYGAIPQAEKLAEEIFVDSIIKTEKHTRNLGGTLVIRAHSHADYCMKTPPPNLDTVTRLLQPHFDIKQLVTVRNPIDSFLSLRVNGWVHFHPNTFDEYCQRLLRFLNAFDKPQIAYYEDFVLEPELQLRKYAELLSISVTPEAIDYMDIMNVSGDSGRSGSLIEPRKRKPLNESYKQEILESESFKELCQYYKVQPLSE, from the coding sequence ATGTCCAAATCTACTGACCTAAAAACACTCCAACAAGAGTTACAGCAAGCACTTAGTCTTATCAATGACTACGGTGCTGAGCGCGGTGATAAAAGCCCAGCCCCACAAGAATTCAGCAGGTTTGACAACACACAAAGCCTACTGGAGCGCTGTGCTTCAGTGGTTAACAATGAAAAGAATGATGTAAAACCCACACTACGTATTATTCACCATTTTGCTTGTAGCGGCGGCAGTCTAATATCCAAATGCCTAGCGGCGCAATCTAACGTTTTCTTGCTAAGTGAAATACATCCCACTACCCGACACGGCAATGATTGGTCAAAAGCCGTTTACTCCCCTAGAGATATCGTAACTCAGGCCTACTATGGTGCAATCCCCCAAGCAGAGAAGCTTGCAGAAGAAATTTTTGTAGACTCCATAATTAAGACGGAGAAGCACACGCGCAACCTAGGAGGAACTCTCGTTATAAGAGCGCACAGTCATGCGGACTATTGCATGAAAACGCCCCCTCCTAATCTGGACACAGTAACCAGACTACTGCAGCCGCATTTCGACATAAAACAGCTAGTAACAGTGCGAAACCCTATCGATTCGTTTTTATCTTTGCGTGTAAACGGCTGGGTACACTTCCATCCAAATACCTTCGATGAATATTGCCAGCGACTGCTTAGATTTCTAAATGCTTTCGATAAACCCCAAATCGCGTATTACGAAGATTTTGTTTTGGAGCCCGAGCTGCAGCTTCGCAAATATGCAGAGCTACTTAGCATTTCCGTAACTCCGGAAGCGATTGATTACATGGACATAATGAACGTAAGCGGTGACAGCGGACGATCGGGAAGCCTAATAGAACCAAGAAAGCGAAAGCCTCTCAACGAAAGCTATAAACAAGAAATACTTGAATCAGAGTCTTTCAAAGAGCTTTGCCAATATTACAAAGTCCAGCCTTTAAGCGAATAA
- a CDS encoding glycosyltransferase translates to METYLRDLTTALEQQDIHSIALVHASPQGNQDEPARSATKVFRVPVWANLLFTPISPSFPWHLNRLIKNEAPSVLHLHMPNVSAFWALLLPRARKIPWVVHWHADVPVKALNRGVRWFYRLYRPFEQWVLRRASVIVASSPPYMQSSPALAAYRTSCRVVPLGIPEPQLGALPAAARSKPKLGVIAVGRLTYYKGFDVLLRALTQCPDVELEIVGEGERRQELEALIEQLHLEKRVNLLGNLSDDELDQRLRASDCLCLPSIERTEAFGIVLLEAMAQGKACVVTSVPGTGMSWIVQHNKTGLVVPPSDESALAEALNQLTGDPLLCKTMGEAGLARFKDDFTIDVSAAAMAKIYRELV, encoded by the coding sequence ATGGAAACCTATCTGCGCGATTTAACCACCGCACTTGAGCAACAAGACATTCATTCTATTGCTCTGGTGCATGCCTCCCCTCAGGGCAACCAAGATGAGCCCGCGCGAAGCGCCACCAAAGTCTTTCGCGTACCGGTGTGGGCCAACCTGCTTTTTACCCCCATCAGCCCCAGCTTTCCCTGGCACCTCAACCGCCTGATAAAAAACGAAGCCCCGTCTGTGTTGCACCTGCATATGCCCAATGTCTCGGCATTTTGGGCACTGCTCTTACCCCGAGCCCGCAAAATTCCCTGGGTGGTGCATTGGCATGCGGATGTTCCAGTGAAGGCGCTTAACCGTGGGGTGCGCTGGTTTTACCGCCTGTACCGACCGTTTGAGCAATGGGTACTGCGCCGCGCTTCGGTCATTGTGGCGAGCTCGCCGCCTTATATGCAAAGCAGCCCGGCACTTGCCGCCTACCGCACAAGCTGCCGGGTAGTACCACTCGGCATTCCCGAACCGCAGTTGGGCGCCTTACCCGCCGCCGCGAGGTCAAAACCTAAACTAGGCGTCATTGCCGTGGGCAGGCTTACCTATTACAAAGGTTTTGATGTACTGCTTCGAGCGCTAACCCAGTGCCCCGACGTAGAGCTAGAAATAGTCGGTGAGGGCGAGCGACGCCAAGAGCTCGAAGCGCTTATCGAGCAACTGCACTTGGAAAAGCGAGTAAATTTACTCGGCAACCTTTCGGACGACGAACTCGATCAGCGACTGCGAGCCAGTGACTGCCTGTGTTTGCCGTCTATTGAGCGCACAGAAGCATTCGGCATAGTGCTACTGGAGGCAATGGCCCAGGGCAAAGCTTGCGTAGTCACTTCAGTGCCCGGCACAGGCATGTCGTGGATTGTGCAGCACAATAAAACCGGCTTAGTGGTACCGCCTAGCGATGAAAGTGCACTAGCAGAGGCGTTAAATCAGCTGACGGGCGACCCGCTTCTGTGCAAAACTATGGGTGAGGCTGGTTTGGCTCGTTTCAAAGACGACTTTACCATTGACGTTTCGGCCGCAGCGATGGCAAAAATCTACCGCGAATTGGTGTAA
- a CDS encoding glycosyltransferase, whose protein sequence is MKIAILSSASGGGAGIAAYRIFEAIQKHHSDRCDVEFIDMQALCSVSDRVSPPVNATNGTIGNTHYTVDFASEVRPHIIKMLMKYDVLNIHWASYLLTIAEIFELAKTGKRIVFTLHDFYYFTGGCHYPSTCRQYLTSCKLCPQVNTTLMPQKDVEAAHNLKRMIFSFKNVTLTAPSEYIVRKAIEAKIVPQSRGITIRNAYEPITHKKRAANLDGRVHILVIADSFYEIRKQLQLAIDGFIKLAKLAPEKIENFVIHLVGRLDKEVLNQLTPHGYKVINHGHKSNHEDIVDIYCQVDYLLTPSLDDNWPNILVESSAYGVTPIVGPGHGCEEFTVELGAGTVLQDYSDIAVAEAISSLSKRLFKGKARSISMHNPLIISSSYINLFARDNI, encoded by the coding sequence ATGAAAATAGCCATACTATCAAGCGCTTCAGGCGGCGGCGCCGGAATAGCAGCATATCGAATTTTTGAAGCAATACAGAAACACCATTCCGATCGATGTGATGTCGAATTTATTGATATGCAAGCACTATGCTCTGTATCTGATCGTGTTTCGCCTCCCGTCAATGCAACGAATGGCACGATCGGCAACACGCACTATACAGTAGACTTTGCATCAGAGGTCCGCCCCCACATCATAAAAATGCTCATGAAGTATGACGTTCTGAATATACATTGGGCGAGCTACCTACTTACAATTGCCGAAATATTTGAACTAGCTAAAACTGGCAAGAGAATCGTCTTTACCCTACACGACTTTTACTATTTTACTGGCGGCTGCCATTACCCCTCAACATGCAGGCAGTATTTAACATCCTGCAAACTGTGCCCTCAAGTAAATACGACGCTAATGCCACAAAAAGATGTAGAGGCGGCACACAACCTTAAACGCATGATATTTTCTTTCAAGAACGTAACTCTAACCGCCCCAAGTGAATACATTGTCAGAAAAGCGATAGAAGCTAAGATTGTACCTCAAAGCCGCGGAATAACAATTCGCAACGCGTATGAACCAATCACACATAAGAAACGTGCAGCGAACCTAGATGGAAGAGTTCACATTCTTGTAATAGCCGACTCCTTTTATGAAATACGAAAACAACTGCAACTCGCAATAGATGGCTTCATAAAACTAGCGAAACTGGCACCAGAGAAAATAGAGAACTTCGTCATTCACTTGGTAGGCAGGCTAGACAAAGAAGTATTGAATCAACTAACACCCCATGGCTATAAGGTCATCAACCATGGCCACAAGAGTAATCACGAAGACATTGTAGATATTTACTGTCAAGTAGACTACCTACTAACACCGTCACTTGACGATAACTGGCCAAATATTTTAGTTGAGAGCAGTGCCTACGGTGTGACGCCTATTGTAGGGCCAGGACACGGATGCGAAGAGTTTACAGTAGAATTAGGAGCGGGCACCGTTCTTCAAGATTATTCTGATATTGCAGTTGCAGAAGCCATCTCATCACTAAGCAAACGCCTATTTAAAGGAAAAGCCAGATCGATATCGATGCACAATCCCTTGATCATTTCGAGCAGCTATATCAACCTATTTGCCAGAGACAATATTTAG
- a CDS encoding glycosyltransferase family 1 protein — MSNTGSAQRRIFIECSHTYLVGGSSGIRRVARNLANEHQSASSDAVQLVPLVWAGRGFLSPKRPLTEKAHPITIFGRLALGCIGAASRVVRAVLRLPLLRWLGKLVEDSLDKSRGGIDREDIVDGQSAQEAEPAPSNSDGFYRVFGLLVWPLGFLFLKQVRFRRGDIVVLVDSTWDSPAMLHALFEAQERDGIHVGAMLHDLFPLTIPHMCQASTVAGYTGWFKQVSEGVDFFITNSAATSRALDMQLKDSGSERARSLPAGHFRLGAEVHQAVAPLSGSDPLHSVRGFVVLAVGTIEPRKNYQVILDALDELWEKYDVTLVVVGRPGWSSDDVLHRLREHPQAGVRLLHLDNADDAALSACYERADALVCASWAEGFGLPIVEGMRYGAPVLASAIDVFREVGGDACRYFAPDQPAELASELEQLIQQWQLGKPVRQPQCDYAVSWHQSAVQFRDEVLRLACAASSRTASVDSAARSQL; from the coding sequence GTGAGTAATACCGGTTCAGCACAGCGTCGAATTTTTATCGAGTGTAGCCACACTTATTTGGTGGGTGGCAGCAGCGGTATTCGCCGGGTGGCGCGCAATTTGGCGAATGAACATCAGAGCGCGTCGAGCGACGCTGTGCAGTTGGTGCCGTTGGTGTGGGCGGGGCGTGGTTTTTTGAGTCCTAAACGGCCGCTTACCGAGAAGGCGCATCCAATCACGATTTTTGGGCGCTTGGCGCTAGGTTGCATTGGGGCCGCAAGCCGTGTGGTTAGGGCGGTACTGCGCTTGCCTCTATTGAGGTGGCTGGGCAAACTTGTTGAGGACTCGCTTGATAAATCTCGCGGCGGCATTGACCGTGAGGATATCGTTGACGGTCAATCTGCACAGGAAGCGGAGCCTGCGCCAAGTAACTCCGATGGCTTTTACCGTGTGTTTGGTTTGTTGGTGTGGCCTTTGGGCTTTTTGTTTCTCAAACAAGTTCGCTTCCGCCGCGGGGATATTGTCGTGTTAGTGGATTCGACTTGGGATTCGCCTGCAATGCTGCACGCCCTGTTTGAGGCGCAAGAACGCGACGGTATTCATGTTGGCGCTATGTTGCACGATTTATTTCCACTCACCATCCCGCATATGTGCCAAGCCAGCACAGTCGCCGGTTATACCGGTTGGTTTAAGCAAGTGTCGGAGGGGGTGGATTTTTTTATCACTAATTCAGCCGCTACTAGTCGTGCGCTGGATATGCAGTTGAAAGATAGTGGATCGGAAAGAGCTCGCAGCCTGCCCGCCGGGCATTTCCGGCTTGGGGCAGAGGTGCATCAAGCTGTGGCGCCACTTTCGGGCTCTGATCCGCTCCATTCTGTACGCGGATTCGTTGTGTTGGCCGTGGGTACTATTGAGCCGCGCAAGAATTATCAGGTTATTCTCGACGCGCTGGATGAGCTGTGGGAAAAATATGATGTAACGCTAGTCGTTGTCGGCCGGCCGGGTTGGTCCAGTGATGATGTTTTACATCGCCTGCGTGAGCATCCGCAGGCCGGTGTGCGCTTGCTGCATCTTGATAACGCAGACGATGCGGCCCTGAGCGCTTGCTACGAGCGCGCCGATGCTTTGGTGTGTGCCTCCTGGGCGGAGGGTTTTGGTTTACCGATTGTCGAGGGTATGCGTTATGGCGCCCCGGTACTGGCGTCGGCGATTGATGTGTTTCGGGAGGTCGGCGGCGACGCCTGCCGTTACTTTGCCCCTGATCAACCAGCGGAGTTGGCCAGTGAGTTGGAGCAGTTGATTCAGCAGTGGCAGCTAGGTAAGCCGGTGCGGCAGCCGCAATGTGATTATGCTGTTAGTTGGCACCAAAGCGCGGTTCAGTTTCGTGACGAGGTGCTGCGTTTGGCTTGCGCTGCTTCAAGCAGGACGGCCAGTGTTGACTCTGCTGCACGATCCCAGCTATAG
- a CDS encoding glycosyltransferase family 2 protein has protein sequence MYLDIVPLNEKCQLPWEKERIVTTDKSLPSMSIVIPVFNSGAFLEKTLRSLLCNDLSGVEIIMQDGGSNDNSHSIIHHYKDMFAQIYSEKDEGQSDAINKGYQKSNGDILYWLNGDDIILPNTIIKVREYFAEHPECNVLVGDAYMTEIDFKPINHFKFNETKLQFDYLLDYAKNHLIQPSVFFTQEAWNSIGPLNIDDHYAMDADLFIGMARKYKFHHIPLDIAYSVYHEECKTRGARAESISALALVQAKHGGTQQAKNTLSILTDLYNELQKKVDSLSQHETLASQLELTTAELNDLKKLVDKKKQTLLQADLEAES, from the coding sequence ATGTACCTAGACATCGTCCCACTGAACGAAAAATGCCAACTGCCATGGGAAAAAGAAAGAATTGTAACGACCGATAAATCACTACCATCAATGTCTATCGTAATACCGGTTTTCAATAGTGGCGCCTTTCTAGAAAAGACTTTGAGAAGTCTTCTTTGCAATGATCTGTCTGGCGTAGAAATTATCATGCAGGATGGGGGAAGTAACGACAACTCTCATAGTATTATTCATCACTACAAAGACATGTTTGCGCAAATCTACTCAGAGAAAGATGAAGGACAGTCCGACGCAATTAATAAAGGCTACCAAAAATCCAATGGAGACATTCTTTACTGGCTAAATGGCGATGACATAATTCTGCCAAACACCATTATAAAAGTCAGAGAATACTTTGCTGAACATCCCGAATGCAATGTACTGGTTGGCGATGCCTATATGACGGAAATCGATTTCAAGCCGATCAACCACTTTAAGTTTAACGAAACAAAACTTCAATTTGATTATCTACTCGACTATGCAAAAAACCACTTGATCCAGCCAAGTGTATTTTTTACACAAGAAGCATGGAATTCTATCGGCCCCCTTAATATAGACGATCATTATGCTATGGATGCTGATCTCTTCATCGGCATGGCTAGAAAATATAAATTCCACCACATTCCGCTGGACATCGCCTATAGCGTATACCATGAGGAATGCAAAACCCGAGGTGCACGCGCCGAATCCATTTCCGCCTTGGCACTAGTTCAAGCCAAGCACGGTGGAACCCAACAAGCTAAGAACACCCTAAGCATCCTGACGGACCTTTACAACGAACTACAGAAAAAAGTAGATAGCTTATCGCAGCACGAAACGTTGGCATCACAGCTTGAATTGACAACAGCTGAACTTAATGACCTCAAAAAACTAGTAGACAAGAAGAAGCAAACGCTGCTTCAGGCGGACCTTGAGGCGGAGTCATGA
- a CDS encoding polysaccharide pyruvyl transferase family protein — translation MKLYLDLDEIDNIPEAYQKSATDIMRITGLNTGNFAFRHALRHLVSDLDSYKLVNWGNARKLIEQKVKAEKLLISCANWLGFSEADERSNLVRAKVIEDFGAPVVAFGLGAQASSVSQDLELGPNTARLARAISNHSEQVSVRDHFTLTLLQKAGIQNAIVTGCPSNLINQSDDFIKNLSTQAKKSREKSLNFQKFVLGEFSGGNEHSGAVLRKTLGFMNVTNSNYLIQSPVLYPFFLRESDEIPAPYRANKPDGISHERLAGLLKQQVLGFSSIDSWLDFSRTCDLSFGMRIHGNMIPLQAGVPSVLIAHDSRTLGLSDSMAFPRIPLSIFLKTDLLDLPELMYTEFLEQLPLYEDKRQHLKRVFRDYLEANNI, via the coding sequence ATGAAGTTATATCTAGATTTGGACGAAATCGACAACATACCCGAAGCCTATCAGAAAAGCGCAACTGACATTATGAGGATCACAGGGCTAAACACCGGAAACTTTGCTTTCCGTCATGCTCTACGTCACCTAGTATCAGACCTTGACTCCTACAAGTTAGTTAACTGGGGAAACGCTCGCAAATTAATTGAACAGAAAGTAAAAGCTGAAAAACTATTAATCTCTTGCGCGAATTGGTTGGGGTTTTCCGAAGCAGATGAACGCTCAAATCTCGTGAGAGCCAAGGTAATTGAGGACTTTGGCGCCCCAGTGGTAGCGTTCGGCTTGGGCGCGCAAGCATCTAGTGTTAGCCAAGATTTAGAGCTTGGGCCCAACACAGCACGGCTAGCAAGGGCCATATCAAACCACTCCGAACAAGTAAGCGTTCGCGACCATTTTACCTTAACGCTTTTACAAAAAGCCGGAATTCAAAATGCTATCGTAACTGGGTGTCCTTCTAACTTAATCAACCAATCCGATGATTTTATAAAAAACCTGTCTACCCAGGCGAAAAAAAGCCGAGAAAAAAGCTTAAACTTCCAAAAATTTGTATTAGGTGAGTTTAGTGGCGGGAACGAACACTCGGGCGCGGTCCTTCGAAAGACACTGGGCTTTATGAATGTCACAAACTCTAACTATTTAATTCAAAGCCCTGTTTTATATCCTTTTTTTCTAAGAGAATCGGATGAGATTCCTGCACCTTACAGAGCAAACAAACCGGACGGCATATCCCATGAGCGTTTAGCCGGCCTCCTGAAGCAGCAGGTATTAGGATTCTCATCTATCGATTCTTGGCTAGACTTCTCAAGGACTTGCGACCTTAGTTTCGGAATGCGAATTCACGGAAACATGATCCCACTGCAAGCCGGTGTTCCCTCAGTTTTGATAGCACATGACTCGAGAACACTAGGCCTGAGTGACTCCATGGCATTTCCTAGAATTCCTCTATCGATTTTCTTAAAGACAGACCTTTTAGACTTACCGGAGCTAATGTATACCGAGTTTCTAGAGCAGCTCCCACTATATGAAGACAAACGACAACACCTTAAAAGGGTTTTCCGAGATTATCTAGAAGCCAACAACATTTAA
- a CDS encoding DUF2304 domain-containing protein, with protein sequence MILWISATLGLIVATTILVLIRRDKLHVRHGVFWVLVALVFAGLGFAPPMVDWLAKTVGIGYPPILALVAAIAVLVIKILLMDIDQAHQEVQLQRLIQRVAMLEGSLRQKAKRNDDASAS encoded by the coding sequence ATGATTTTATGGATTAGCGCTACCCTTGGCTTGATAGTGGCAACCACTATTCTGGTTCTGATTCGCCGCGATAAATTGCACGTGCGCCACGGCGTTTTCTGGGTGCTGGTAGCCTTAGTATTCGCAGGTCTGGGCTTTGCCCCGCCCATGGTGGACTGGCTGGCCAAAACTGTGGGAATTGGCTACCCGCCCATACTCGCTCTGGTAGCCGCCATCGCCGTGCTGGTTATCAAGATTTTACTGATGGACATTGACCAGGCCCATCAAGAAGTACAGCTACAACGCCTGATTCAACGGGTTGCCATGCTGGAAGGCAGCTTACGGCAGAAGGCCAAAAGGAACGACGACGCCTCCGCATCATGA
- a CDS encoding glycosyltransferase family 1 protein — protein sequence MIEPAKTSVRIAVDCSLLSGSNGGLVRYLQAILPRMMANSRDNVEWYLYARSADSCTQLPSPAALRQDHLPEHAGRILAPALSLPYWCRQDKPDVFWAPAHRLPLWLPKETAGVVTIHDLAWAKVPETLRSSTRVLDRTLMSRSARQAERVITVSNATAQDVAKHWPETQPRTQVIHAAAEALPPPGRLQDYAPALEKQHYFLFVGTPEPRKNLPRLLEAYAKACHAQPDFPSLAIAGGQGWGGENLEAQITDLKISGRVHLLGQVSDTMLATLYANALCLVMPSLYEGFGLPIVEALQHGLPILTANLSSMPEVAGAAGLLVDPLEPDSIANGLQRVALDKALRENLIKAAADLAPLYSWDRAAESTLAVLLEAAQAKRSTSSRN from the coding sequence ATGATTGAGCCCGCTAAAACCTCTGTACGTATCGCGGTAGATTGCAGCCTGCTATCCGGCAGCAACGGTGGTCTGGTGCGCTACTTGCAGGCCATTCTGCCACGCATGATGGCCAACTCGCGCGACAACGTCGAATGGTATCTTTACGCTCGCTCGGCTGATTCTTGCACCCAGCTGCCAAGCCCCGCGGCTCTGCGCCAAGATCATTTACCCGAACACGCAGGTCGAATTTTAGCCCCCGCCCTATCACTGCCTTACTGGTGTCGACAGGACAAACCCGATGTGTTCTGGGCCCCCGCACACCGTTTACCACTCTGGCTGCCAAAAGAAACAGCGGGCGTAGTCACTATTCACGACCTCGCCTGGGCCAAGGTGCCAGAGACCCTGCGATCCAGCACCCGCGTACTGGATCGCACTTTAATGAGCCGCTCTGCTAGACAAGCCGAACGAGTAATAACGGTATCCAATGCGACGGCTCAAGACGTGGCCAAACACTGGCCCGAAACACAACCGCGAACCCAGGTAATCCACGCAGCCGCCGAGGCGCTGCCACCACCGGGCAGGCTGCAAGACTACGCCCCCGCCCTTGAAAAGCAGCATTACTTTTTATTTGTCGGTACACCGGAGCCACGTAAAAATCTGCCGAGGCTTCTCGAGGCTTACGCCAAAGCGTGCCACGCACAGCCGGATTTTCCCTCACTGGCAATAGCCGGGGGGCAAGGATGGGGAGGTGAGAACCTCGAAGCACAGATAACGGATTTGAAAATTTCCGGGCGGGTGCACCTGCTCGGGCAGGTGTCAGACACAATGCTGGCCACACTCTACGCCAACGCCCTGTGTCTGGTTATGCCATCCCTGTATGAAGGCTTTGGCCTGCCCATTGTCGAGGCCCTGCAGCACGGCCTGCCGATACTAACGGCCAACCTCTCCAGCATGCCAGAAGTAGCCGGGGCAGCCGGATTGCTGGTCGACCCTCTGGAGCCCGACTCTATCGCCAACGGCCTTCAGCGTGTCGCACTAGATAAGGCGCTACGCGAAAACCTGATCAAAGCCGCCGCCGATCTAGCCCCTCTCTATAGCTGGGATCGTGCAGCAGAGTCAACACTGGCCGTCCTGCTTGAAGCAGCGCAAGCCAAACGCAGCACCTCGTCACGAAACTGA
- a CDS encoding addiction module protein, producing the protein MNLEQVIQETKGLSASDRALLAHCLISSLETQHDEGVDAAWAKLAERRIDELETGAVRFLSWEEVKSQLKRPG; encoded by the coding sequence ATGAACCTGGAACAAGTCATTCAAGAGACAAAAGGGCTGTCGGCCAGTGATCGAGCGCTGCTGGCCCATTGTTTGATTTCCAGCCTTGAAACTCAACATGATGAGGGGGTAGATGCTGCTTGGGCCAAACTTGCCGAGCGGCGAATTGATGAGCTTGAAACCGGCGCGGTGAGGTTTTTGTCATGGGAGGAAGTTAAAAGCCAGCTTAAGCGCCCCGGGTAA
- a CDS encoding glycosyltransferase family 2 protein, whose translation MTTRASVSPRVGVIIPALNEAASIGKVISTLRAQCDYPIVVVDDYSSDDTGDVASQAGALVLPLATRLGAWGATQTGIRYLLQQGFDIVVTLDADGQHEPDALPTLLESVIKGSADVAIGTCPGRVSRLRLLAWMMMKTTSGLRMEDITSGFRVYNRRAMEVLADARATLLDYQDVGVLLRLQAAGLKLLDVPVQMGDRCEGSSRVFHSWLVVSRYMLQTLVLGLSKRRLSARMESKT comes from the coding sequence GTGACAACACGAGCCAGTGTTTCGCCCAGAGTTGGCGTCATCATTCCCGCGCTAAATGAAGCAGCCTCAATCGGCAAGGTGATTTCCACCCTGCGGGCTCAGTGCGACTACCCGATAGTGGTTGTCGACGACTACAGCAGCGATGATACCGGCGATGTCGCCTCCCAAGCGGGCGCCTTGGTATTGCCGTTGGCCACCCGGCTGGGCGCCTGGGGCGCAACGCAAACGGGAATTCGCTACCTTTTGCAACAAGGCTTCGACATAGTAGTCACCCTAGATGCCGACGGCCAGCATGAGCCGGACGCACTCCCTACCCTGTTAGAGTCTGTTATCAAAGGTAGCGCCGACGTCGCCATAGGCACCTGCCCGGGCCGGGTTTCGCGCCTGCGCCTGCTCGCCTGGATGATGATGAAAACCACCTCTGGCCTGCGCATGGAGGACATCACCTCGGGTTTCAGAGTGTACAACCGCCGCGCCATGGAAGTGTTAGCCGATGCGCGCGCCACTTTATTGGATTACCAAGATGTAGGAGTGTTGCTGCGTTTGCAGGCCGCCGGACTCAAGCTGCTGGATGTACCGGTGCAAATGGGCGATCGCTGCGAAGGGTCATCGCGGGTTTTTCACTCCTGGCTTGTTGTCAGCCGCTACATGCTGCAGACCCTGGTGTTGGGCCTATCCAAACGCCGATTGAGCGCACGAATGGAGAGTAAGACATGA
- a CDS encoding glycosyltransferase family 2 protein, whose protein sequence is MRPLVSIVMPSFNQAEFIEASIASVLEQDYPRLELIVADGGSTDATVDVLTRIQAQDGRLRWFSEPDKGPANAINKALARVRGTLIGWLNSDDLYTPGAVGRAVSALTGPENYVMAYGQGIHVDENGKELSRYPTLPPSTPYNRFAQGCYICQPTMFFTRTAHQLLGPLDESIKTAFDFEYWLRAFKAFSGRIGFVDEVQACSRLHDGCITLNMRYWVALEGLQVLHRHLGNAPGHWLLTYFSELLESGGKPPAGETLSEHAHNTLQAALPYLGAAEASNLRQTLKSSPRYSPLQIA, encoded by the coding sequence ATGCGGCCCCTTGTTTCCATCGTCATGCCTTCTTTTAACCAAGCGGAGTTCATTGAGGCATCTATAGCCAGCGTGCTGGAGCAAGACTACCCCCGCCTGGAGCTGATAGTGGCCGACGGCGGCTCGACCGACGCCACAGTTGATGTACTCACACGCATCCAAGCACAAGACGGCCGCCTGCGCTGGTTTTCCGAGCCAGATAAAGGCCCTGCCAATGCCATCAACAAAGCCCTGGCCCGCGTTCGCGGCACACTGATTGGCTGGCTGAATTCCGACGACCTTTACACACCCGGCGCAGTAGGGCGGGCGGTGAGCGCCTTAACCGGCCCCGAAAACTACGTTATGGCCTATGGCCAGGGCATTCATGTCGATGAAAATGGCAAAGAACTTAGCCGTTACCCCACCCTGCCACCTAGCACCCCCTATAACCGCTTTGCCCAGGGCTGCTATATTTGCCAACCCACCATGTTTTTTACCCGTACAGCGCACCAGCTGCTAGGCCCGCTGGACGAAAGCATCAAAACCGCGTTTGACTTTGAGTACTGGTTAAGGGCTTTTAAGGCCTTTTCTGGGCGCATCGGTTTTGTAGACGAAGTCCAGGCCTGCTCAAGGCTTCACGATGGCTGCATCACTCTAAACATGCGTTACTGGGTCGCCCTCGAAGGTTTACAGGTGCTTCACCGGCACCTGGGTAACGCCCCAGGGCATTGGTTGTTAACCTATTTTTCAGAATTATTAGAGAGCGGGGGAAAACCACCGGCAGGCGAAACGCTCTCCGAGCACGCCCATAACACATTGCAGGCAGCCCTGCCCTATTTGGGGGCAGCCGAAGCCAGCAATCTCCGGCAAACATTGAAAAGCTCGCCCCGCTACTCCCCACTGCAAATAGCCTGA